The proteins below are encoded in one region of Microvirga ossetica:
- a CDS encoding TRAP transporter large permease has translation MIVFVFIASLLGLMALGMPIAFALIGCGLAMMLYMGITDPQIVIQNMWDGANSFPLLAVPFFMLAGEFMNAGGMTRRIIVMAMSWIGHIRGGLGYVAVGAAVIMASLSGSAVADTAALAAVLIPLMRKAGYNIDRSCGLIACGGIIAPVIPPSIGMIVFGVAGGVSITKLFIAGIVPGILMGVSILLAWRWSIGRDNPKVEPKRSFPERLQETRKALWALVLPVVIIGGLKFGAFTPTEAAVIAAAYSLFVGMVIYREIKFGQLFELFYRAAETTAIIMFLVAAAGVSAWLITTANIPQQLADMVQPLMGNQTLLMAVLMILILIVGTALDFTPTVLIMTPVLMPVVKQAGIDPVYFGVLFIMNNAIGLVTPPVGTVLNVVCGVAKVPMRGVIRGVMPFMIAQVCVLVLLIVFPQIVMWPLALMTR, from the coding sequence GTGATCGTATTCGTCTTCATAGCCTCACTCCTCGGCCTGATGGCCCTGGGCATGCCGATCGCCTTCGCGCTCATTGGCTGCGGCCTCGCCATGATGCTGTACATGGGGATCACGGACCCGCAGATCGTGATCCAGAACATGTGGGATGGCGCCAACAGCTTTCCCCTGCTCGCGGTGCCGTTCTTCATGCTGGCGGGAGAGTTCATGAATGCGGGCGGGATGACCCGCCGCATCATCGTGATGGCCATGTCCTGGATTGGTCATATTCGGGGCGGCCTGGGTTACGTGGCGGTCGGCGCGGCGGTCATCATGGCGTCCTTGTCCGGGTCGGCCGTCGCGGATACCGCGGCGCTGGCGGCTGTGCTCATTCCCTTGATGAGGAAAGCCGGCTACAACATCGACCGGTCGTGCGGCCTCATCGCCTGCGGCGGGATCATCGCTCCAGTCATTCCGCCGTCGATCGGGATGATCGTCTTCGGTGTCGCCGGAGGCGTCTCGATCACCAAGCTGTTCATCGCGGGCATCGTCCCCGGCATCCTCATGGGCGTGTCCATTCTCCTCGCCTGGCGATGGAGCATCGGGCGGGACAATCCGAAGGTCGAGCCGAAGCGTTCCTTCCCTGAGCGCTTGCAGGAAACCCGCAAAGCCTTGTGGGCACTCGTGCTGCCCGTGGTCATCATCGGAGGCCTCAAGTTCGGCGCCTTCACGCCCACCGAGGCGGCCGTGATCGCAGCCGCCTATTCGCTCTTCGTGGGAATGGTCATCTATCGGGAGATCAAGTTCGGACAGCTCTTCGAACTCTTCTATCGCGCCGCGGAAACGACCGCCATCATCATGTTCCTGGTCGCGGCGGCCGGCGTCTCCGCGTGGCTGATCACCACTGCAAACATCCCGCAGCAACTGGCCGACATGGTTCAGCCCTTGATGGGGAACCAGACCCTGCTCATGGCCGTCCTGATGATCCTGATCCTGATCGTCGGAACGGCACTCGACTTCACGCCGACGGTCCTGATCATGACACCGGTGCTCATGCCTGTCGTCAAGCAGGCCGGCATCGATCCCGTTTACTTCGGGGTGCTGTTCATCATGAACAATGCCATTGGGCTCGTGACGCCACCCGTCGGCACGGTTCTCAATGTCGTGTGCGGCGTCGCAAAGGTTCCGATGCGGGGCGTGATCCGGGGGGTGATGCCGTTCATGATCGCACAAGTCTGCGTCTTGGTCCTTCTCATCGTCTTCCCGCAGATCGTCATGTGGCCGCTGGCTCTTATGACACGATGA
- a CDS encoding TRAP transporter small permease — MGRWVQMAIGAFFRTLEIVMVVCMVVMLVMVFGNVVLRIFFNTGIDLSEEVPRFAFVWMTFLGGIIGLHRRNHLGVDMVVHALPVFGRKVCWGISQAIMLVCSLIIFYGTYLQHDILAGNASPVGQFSMIWVYGVSYLTGASIAVICTVNLIRLFLGQVGEDELIEVHEEGLSEGLETERDMKAQLSHEGAQR, encoded by the coding sequence ATGGGTCGATGGGTGCAAATGGCGATTGGCGCGTTCTTCAGGACGCTCGAGATCGTCATGGTCGTGTGCATGGTCGTGATGCTGGTCATGGTCTTCGGCAACGTCGTCTTGAGGATCTTCTTCAACACAGGGATCGACCTCTCGGAAGAGGTGCCGCGATTCGCCTTTGTCTGGATGACGTTCCTCGGAGGCATCATCGGACTGCATCGCCGCAATCACCTCGGCGTCGACATGGTCGTCCATGCGCTCCCGGTGTTCGGCAGGAAGGTCTGCTGGGGCATCAGCCAGGCGATCATGCTGGTTTGCAGCCTCATCATCTTCTACGGGACCTACCTTCAGCACGACATCCTCGCGGGCAACGCGTCCCCGGTCGGCCAGTTCAGCATGATCTGGGTCTATGGCGTCAGTTACCTGACCGGCGCCTCCATCGCGGTCATTTGCACCGTCAACCTGATCCGGCTGTTCCTGGGCCAGGTCGGGGAGGACGAGCTGATCGAAGTCCACGAGGAGGGCCTCAGCGAAGGCCTCGAGACTGAGCGGGACATGAAGGCGCAACTCTCGCATGAAGGGGCCCAACGGTGA